TTCCCGCGGGTACGGTAGAAGTTAACGAAGACCCAGCAGAGACGGTAAAACGAGAAATAGAGGAAGAAACCGGTTATACAGCTCATTCTTGGCAATTTATCGCTAAATTTCCCCTAGCTCCTGGTTATTCCTCTGAATATATCCACGCTTTTTTAGCTACGGACTTAGAAAAACTAGCACAACCCCCCCAACAAGATATAGACGAAGATATCGAGGTAGTGATGATGACTCCTCAAGAATTAGAAGAAGCTATTCACTCAGGAGTAGGGGTAGATGCAAAATCCATCGCAAGTTTATTTTTAGCTCGTCATTTGTTAAAATAAATACAGTTATTGAAATGATGATTTTTTGGCATCGTCGTGATTTAA
Above is a window of Gloeocapsa sp. DLM2.Bin57 DNA encoding:
- a CDS encoding NUDIX hydrolase — protein: MTSNHEPPKLIKKRLDYQGRLFSFEVAKFRLPNQVEAELESIRHPGGALAIPLTRDGKLILVKQYRFAVATRLLEFPAGTVEVNEDPAETVKREIEEETGYTAHSWQFIAKFPLAPGYSSEYIHAFLATDLEKLAQPPQQDIDEDIEVVMMTPQELEEAIHSGVGVDAKSIASLFLARHLLK